A portion of the Streptomyces sp. NBC_00376 genome contains these proteins:
- a CDS encoding SIMPL domain-containing protein — translation MTDTPPSYGTPEHPRVAVRGEARLQVDPETARLTITVTARGKDRRNALEDLTHRNNHVLELARSYGQAMEKLETGAFSITPELTQKGRNEQIHAYHGRVHITAVLNDFTALGEFTTKIADLDMTRVNGPWWGLRPDSPAHATARRQAVHEAVQRAREYADALGAHLTALVELADLGAENTAPAALPSPAAPRGRAGHGGAASEAAPVLDLEPQRQTVYAQVNARFIMSPPKL, via the coding sequence ATGACCGACACCCCACCGTCCTACGGCACCCCCGAACACCCCCGCGTCGCCGTCCGAGGCGAAGCCCGCCTACAGGTCGACCCCGAAACCGCCCGCCTCACCATCACCGTCACCGCCCGCGGCAAGGACCGCCGCAACGCCCTCGAAGACCTCACCCACCGAAACAACCACGTACTCGAACTCGCACGCTCCTACGGACAAGCCATGGAGAAACTCGAAACCGGCGCATTCTCCATCACGCCCGAACTCACCCAGAAGGGCCGCAACGAACAAATCCACGCCTACCACGGCCGCGTCCACATCACCGCAGTCCTCAACGACTTCACCGCACTGGGCGAATTCACCACCAAAATCGCCGACCTCGACATGACCCGCGTCAACGGCCCCTGGTGGGGACTGCGCCCCGACTCACCAGCCCACGCCACCGCCCGCCGCCAAGCCGTCCACGAAGCCGTCCAACGAGCCCGCGAATACGCCGACGCCCTCGGCGCCCACCTCACCGCACTCGTCGAACTCGCCGACCTCGGCGCGGAGAACACCGCCCCGGCCGCCCTGCCCTCACCCGCAGCCCCACGCGGCAGAGCCGGCCACGGCGGAGCGGCATCCGAAGCGGCCCCCGTCCTCGACCTCGAACCACAACGCCAGACGGTCTACGCCCAGGTCAACGCCCGCTTCATCATGTCACCGCCGAAACTGTGA